CGAGAAGTTATCACTATTATGCAATTACATATAAATTGTTATAGGATGTATCGGTTTACTTTCCAACTTGAAACCACTACATCCTATAGCGACTTCTATAGATATGTAAATGTTGCAAATTCGTCTGCAGtattacaaaatttttattttagtaattttcaatttcaaccaATTTAATTAAGTAACTTGCCCTTTAACTTATCATAAGAATAAAtttattactactatttttttatttaaataatacaTACTTTAAGTTACATATAATATAAATGAAAGTATTAACGtgattttatttctaaattcaaaaccctaaataataaaaagaggcACCaaatttactattgtactatAAACCCTAAATAATAAGAAGAGGCACCAAATTCACTATTGTACTATAAACCCTAACTCTTGACATCAAAGCACAATTTTCAGTGCTACACTCAACCTCTTAAACCCTTAAACCCTAAAATCTTATCACTCGGCACTACACACTGAAGTCTAAATCTATAAACTTTAAACCGTAAATCTCAAACCCTAAATCTTAAACCGTCATTACTCAACCCCAAACACTAAATCCTAAACTATCAACTCTAAACATTAACGTATAAACCCAATAGCACATGCCTATTAATGTTAAATCTTACGTCCAAAATTTTAAAACCACGCCATTTACCTTTTAACACTAACTACTAAAACCAAAACCCTAAATCCTTCACCCTAAATCCTAGACCTTTATTCCTAGACTTATACTCTAAATCTTAATCTATAACCCTTAACATTACTATAACCTAAATGTTAAATGAATTACTCTTCATCATCAACCTCTAATTAAACTTCCAAAACTCAAGCCTAAAATTTAAACACTAAATCATACgccataaataataaaatatacagCATAAAGATTAACTGTTAAATCTTAaactataaataataaatttttaactcTAAATACTCGATTCATATCATATCCTATTATATAccgttaattttattttattgtcaaATAACTCTAAATTATATACTTTAACCcctaaatattaaaattcaacCACTTAGACCATGCACTCTAAATCATAACATGTATATCCTAACCCTATAAACTGTATAAATCCTCAATTCTATACTCTAAATTCTACATTAAACTATAATTCATAAACCTTATATATTTGActaataataaaagtaataGTTGTGGACAATTTAccatagttattattatttttgttatattattcTGGTATTATTATTAACTTCTAACATTATTATGAATTTACTATGTCtatcaatattatttttattccttTTAAAAAGTATCgttaactttttaattttattaatatttattgttataaaaataaacaaccatatagcgtgaattaattattataccaattactgttattattattatacattAACACCATATACTAAGAACTACTCATAAATTATCGTcaaatatgtttttttattttttttttttggttttaacttttcttttttatgtcacttttttttgtattcttttTTGGACTAAAGTCAAGATCCATTACCTATATGTCTcataatccaaaaaaaaaaattaatacccaatcaataatatttataaacaAAGCCTCATTcttgtaaaaaaaatactaaatgcTCAAATAAACTTAACTGGCCCAATCCATAATTTACAAAATTctatgaaaaacaaaaacaatcaTTTTTAACCAAGGCCCATTCTCATGTCACATTAGTACTAATCAAATCTAATTCAATCAACTTTACAAATTAAGCTGAGCACATGCATAAGGGAACAATATACTGTAGCTTACTGAAATAGTTCAGAAATTGTCTTTGAAATTTTCTCACTCTAGACACTTGTCATTAATATACTTGGACAACACATTAATATATGtgtagaaaattttttttgtctaaaCCATAGAATTCACCTAATTTCTATACAACACCGGAATTGTCTTTGTTCGGTTACAAAGTCATAGAATAATACACATACCTTTACACGTGTAGCACCCTAACAGTGGACAACAATCCACTCCGTACCAGCCTCATGGAAAGGCTCATTCTGCCAGCCCCAGACTAGAACTCACCCTAATCCAACGCTGCATGAAAAAGTCACAAGTGTAATTTATCTATTTCGCACCAAAATTACCCGTCGCGGGCACAATATGACACGTGTCACCTGCAAGAAGCTCCACGTAAGCGACCGGTCACTGTGAGTCGGTTAGTAACCACAGCTAGTCACATAATTCAGctaaaaacaaaacaataaaaaactGAACGGAGCCACGTCACAattctctctcttttattttattttatttttaaaacacaatcttctcttcttcttcttcctcatcgGTTTCTCACTgaaaacaaaacaagagaaagagagatCAAAAGCATTTCACAGACTCACTCACTTTTCGATTTTCATTCTCTCATTAACGAAACCGCTTCTCAGCGATTAAGCGTAAGGGAAAAGATAACACGGTTTATGTGCGCGCTGAATGAGAGTTTCCGTTTTTGCTGAACCCGAAGAAGCTTGTTCTCAGAGACATGGCTATGCTCCGAAAATTGTTCTTTCGAAAACCCCCCGATGGCCTTCTCGAGATCTGTGAACGAGTCTATGGTAACCTTGTcgctctctttctctctttatttttatttaaaatgtttGTAATTGCGTAAGGTAGATTAATTCCAGGAACCTTAGGTTTTGTAGAAATGGAATTGTTGGTTTCTTAACCAATTAATTGATTAATGTAGTATTTGATTGCTGCTTCACCACTGATGCTTGGAGCGAAGAGAATTACAAAGTTTACATTGATGGTATAGTTGGTCATCTTAGGGAGAACTTGCAAGATGCTTCAAttcttgttttcaatttcagagaggaaGACACCAAAAGCGTTATGGCAGACATATTATCTGAGTATGACATTACTATTATGGACTATCCGCGGCACTACGAGGGTTGCCCTGTGCTCAAGATGGAGCTTATTCACCATTTCTTAAGGTCTGGTGAGAGTTGGCTCTCTCTTGGGCAGCACAATGTGTTGTTAATGCATTGTGAGCGCGGAGGTTGGCCTGTTTTGGCCTTCATGCTAGCTGCATTGTTGATTTTTCGGAAGCTTTATACCGGGGAGCAACGGACTTTGGATATGGTGTATAAGCAGTCTCCCCGCGAGCTTTTACATTTGCTGACACCCTTGAATCCGATCCCTTCGCAGCTGAGGTATCTGCAGTATGTTTCAAGAAGGAATGTGGCCATAGATTGGCCACCGTTGGACAGGGCGCTCATGTTGGACTGCATCATCCTTAGATTCATCCCAAATTTCGATGGAGAAGGAGGCTGCCATCCCTTGTTTAGAATTTATGGGCAGGACCCTTTTAGTGGAGACAAGAATCCGAAAATGTTGTACTCAACGCCCAAGAGAAGCAAGAATATCCGGTGTTACAAGCAGGTGAAATTAACTAACCCCTAGGCTTTCATATGGATTTGTTGCTCTGTTTGCTCCTGGGTCCTCTTTTTTGAAAAGTAGAGGACTCATTTCATATTTGAGCACTCTATTTGCCCAATGTAGTCTTAACTTTAAAGTTGGTAATAGTTAGCATTTCCAGCAATTCTTTCCACTGGTAAGTTTCTCAATAGTGATACTTTGCAAAAAAGTTATTTGATGAATAAGCAAGCTTCATTTAGGTGGGTCGTAGTCTTTGATACAAGAGACTGTTGCATCAATATCCCAAAATTCTAAAAGGAATAAGAGGAAGAAATATGACAAAATAAGGAAGTGAATATAAGTTCATATTTACTAGGTTTAACATGAACAAATTTTGGTCAAGTTTCAACATGACTACTATTTTCAGTCTTACAAAATCCTGGATTAGTTCGAGAGGGGCCCATTCTATGAAATTTGAATTGATACAATGATATGTTTGTTGTTCTAGAAAATATTGTGCCCCTAACACTTTTATTACTCAATCTAGATGCATATGGAATCTGATCGTAGATGTGTAATTATTTTGGAACTCCTTGCTAACTGTGCTGCAGGGAGAGAGTGAACTAATTAAGATTGATATCAGTTGCCATATTCAAGGTGATGTTGTGGTTGAGAGCACTAACTTGAACACTGATATGGAGCAAGAAATGATGATGTTCCGAGTAATGTTCAACACTGCTTTTGTTAGATCTAATATTATGATGCTTAACCGGGATGAAGTTGACATTTTATGGGATGGTAAAGATCACTTTCCAAAGGATTTCAGAGCTGAGGtatatcttcttttttctttttcacataTATAACCGTCTGTTATCATGGCTACATAGCTTAGAAATACCTAACTTTCAAATTTATTCTTTGGTTTATTTGGATGAAGATCCTTTTCTCAGAAATGGATGCTGCTGCAGCTGTTATGGTGGATCGCACCTCATGCTTCGAGGAGAAGGAAGGACTGCCAGTGGAAGCATTTGCTAAGGTTCAAGAGATTTTTAACTATGTGGACTGGTTGGACCCCAATGCAGATGCTGCACTAAATGTTCTCCAACAGATGACTGCTTCGGCTATCATTAACGACAAGTTGGATACAGTTTCTGATCAGCATGGAGAAATGGGCACAATGCCTCAGGGGAAAATGAGTAAGCAATCCCCGGAAAATGAGAAGAGTAAAAAAGGTGACATGGCCAGCAAAGTTGATGCTACTCCAAAGGCATCTGATATTTCTTATTTGCCTGGTTCTATGGAAGCTTCTCTTTCCCCAGAAACACCTCCTTTACGGCCTGCCCGAACTAGATTAGGCAAAACACTTCATGATTCTCTTCCCCATACAGAAGTCAGTCATCAACTTGTTATTGATGAAACTGAAGCCCAATTACAAGATAGAAGTCTGTCACCTATTTCTAGGTTTGCACCTGAGAGTCAATCGTCACCTACCTCTTGTAGTAACTCACCAACTGATTCCATCACCCTGGCTTCAAATTCAGTTATTACTTCAGTTCAGCCACCCCCTGCACTTTCTCCCAGAACACCGTTGAAGGAGATTCCACCTGTAAAAACAAGACTCGAGTCATCCTCACCGCCTCCACCCCCTCTTCCTCCTACTCCTCCTCCAAAGGATCATAAACCAGCTATAGTTAGACCTCCTCCACCTCCGCCACATCCTTCAAAGAATGATCTACATGTTATAGAAGGAACCCCTCCTCCACCATCACCTGCTTTAGAGGAAGAGCCACAGATAAAAGCTAGAcaccctcctcctcctcctcctccacctcCTGCAAAGGATGATTCACAGGTTAGAGCTAAATCCCCTCCACCACCGCCACCACCTCCTTGTCTCTCTGTCAAAGCTGAAGCTCCTAGTACACCATCAGCAGCACCaccgccgccgccgccgccaCTGCCACCATCTGCATCATTTCCCTCCAATAAGCCCAATCCTTCTGTCCCAGCTGCTCCTccacctccttctgcaccagcTGCCCCTccacctccttctgcaccaacTGCTCCacgacctccttctgcaccagcTGCTCCACCACCTCCTGCTCCCTTTGGCAAAGGAGGTTCAAACCCAAGCAATGGTTTTCCAGGGTCTCTTTCGGATGGATCCGGCTCAAAGGGACGGATTCTGTCACGTACTATTAGTTCAAAGAATAATGGCAAAAAGCTGAAGCCATTGCACTGGTTGAAACTATCTAGGGCGGTGCAAGGAAGTTTGTGGGCTGAGACACAGAAATCGGGTGAAGCTTCCAAGTAATGTTGATTTGGCCATAGTGTTCATTTTTATGACCAATAGTCTTCCTATTATTCTAGTGTGTCATGTGCCTCTACATTTGTTATCTTTATGTAGAGCCCCAGAGATTGACATGTCAGAGCTTGAGAGTCTCTTCTCAGCAGCAGCCCCAAGTTCAGGTTCAACCAAGAAATCAAATTCCCAAAGCTCAGTTGGGCCTAAATCTGATAAAGTGCAGCTGGTAGGTTACCTCTGGTTACTAGTACTACAAATATAGCTTATGGTTATCTAAATAATCTAGTTGTTTATACCTGAATGTGATAACTAAATCTACGACAAATAGTTTCTAGGAGCTCTATCTATTAATTGATTATCAATTTATGGCAGTACTATATTACATTAACATTACAAGTTGTCATCTGTCAGCTTGCTATTCACGCCAAATTTTAGATGACAAGATAAAgtataaaaaatgataaaaacaaAATTGATTTGAAGAGAATTACTTTGCTATTTCCTGCACTTTTTCTTATCATGGAATTATGAGAGATCTGTTGTTGAGTGCTGTGTTTCAAACAACGAACATTAATCTGTATGGTACTGTGTTTGAGATAGGTTATGCACTTATTTGTGATTTTATAACTGCTATATCTTTTATTTGGCCACAACATAAAGTTGGCACTAACTTGCtatatcatttatatttattttgatgtTATCCCTCCTTGCAGATTGAGCATAGGCGAGCATACAATTGTGAAATCATGCTTTCAAAAGTGAAGGTGCCATTGCATGAATTAATGGTAAGATTGATGTACCCTATGATGAGTTGAAGTTTTGTATGTGGAATTAATGTTCTCATTTAAGAATAATGGCTAGGACTTGTTCAACATTGTACGCTTCattgctcttttctttttctagtcTTGCTCATGATATGGAATATTCTAGATGATAAGTTTTGATAAGAGTTATCATCAACCATTGCTTCTTTTGAATGTTCATAGAGCTCAGTGCTAGCACTGGAAGAGTCAGCACTAGACATTGATCAGGTTGAGAATATCATAAAGTTTTGTCCTACGAAAGAAGAGATGGAATTACTTAAGGTTGGTAAACAATGATCAATAATTATGCTGATCTTAAGTTCCTTAAAATAATGAGTATCCTCTTTCCTTTCAAAATCACTCGACTTTTATCAATTGGACAGGGTTATACAGGGGAAAAGGAGAAGTTAGGGAGGTGTGAACAGGTACATAAGCTTTTATGAGTTTTTTATGTACGGTTATAGTTTGGGATCTCATTGGTAGACATAGGATGTTCGAATATTTGAATTTAAGCAATCTTTAGAAGGTCCCAAATATTACTTCTTATCTTCAATGGTGGAGACTGCATTTCTACCTTGACTTGGAATGTATTTGGCTTACATCTCCATAACATTCTCATTACAGTTCTTCTTAGAGTTGATGCAAGTACCACGGGTAGAATCCAAGCTCAGAGTTTTCTCATTCAAAATTCAGTTCCAAACTCAGGTAATTCCCATTACTTGAGTCCTTGATAagattgaattttaaattaatttgcaGGTTGAATGACTCGTTATTTTTATGTAGGTTGCTGACCTTAGAAATAACCTGAATGTTGTGAATGCTGCAGCAGATGAGGCATGATAACTTCTTTTAtactcaaatattttttatttactttcccttttttttctaataagaaataaaattttggatGCTTCTTTGTCATTCCTCTTTATCTTTTTCAGATCAGAGGTTCTGTCAAATTTAAGAGAGTTATGCAAACCATACTTTCCCTGGGCAATGCTTTGAACCAGGGAACTGCCAGGGGTAAGTTGAAACTTAAAACAAAGTACACTGATATATCCCATTGTTTGACGTCATCTTATATTGACATAATTGGCATTTAGTGTTGAGTCTCATAGCTGAGATATTTTCACACACTCCAATGTTTTTTTAGGCTCAGCCATTGGATTCAGATTGGATAGTCTTCTGAAGCTTACTGAAACACGTGCACGGAACAAGAAGATGACTCTCATGCATTATCTTTGCAAGGTAGACAAAGTTACTTATTCATTGTTGTCATATTTTCTAGTTCCTGTTAAGTATTATGTTTCTTGTGTGCCTAATCAAATTCTGAACTTCTAAGTCAGTGTAATGAATAGCTTTTCTTGTACTGAGAATTTTGCATCTTTAATGAGTGATGGTTTGAAACTACCATAGGTGCTGGCTGATAAACTACCAGAAGTTTTAGACTTCTCCAAGGATGTTGCTAACCTAGAGCCAGCAGCAAAGGTTCTGCACTTATCCCAGGGCTATTCAGTTGAATATGTTTTTGGGAATTGAATATTTATCACCACTGACTTGTAAAATTTTGATCCAGATCCAATTGAAAATTCTGGCAGAGGAGATGCAAGCTATAAGCAAAGGATTAGAGAAAGTTGTGCAGGAATTATCGATCTCTGAAAATGATGGTCCGATGTCAGAGACTTTCCGCAAGGTATATAGGCATTGTACCTCAAATTCTGCTGAAGTTTTTCATCAGTTTCATGTGGTTCATTCACCAACTCATCTTTTGTTTGAGTTCATCGTAAAGAGAGGGGAAAAAAATATTGTTGTTCATTTTTTAGATTTCATATTTCCACCACAAAAAATGAATGCATAATTGTTTGTGAACTCTGCATAAACATATCTTAATTAGAGCCTACTGAGTTTGTAATCAAGTGCTGTCAGGAAGGAATAATGGCATTCTAGTTTCTGTCCCCATTCTGTGTAGGTAATCATTGAGATACTGAGGCTTGTTTATCATTGTTCTAATATGAGAGTTTCAAACCATGGGCTTTAAAAAAATGTGGAAACTAACCAGGATAAAAAATGTGCATACTTATCTGTTGGTTAAATCCACTTTGTCAATAAGCATACATATGCCAATATATGATGTTAAGAACCGAATCATTCCTGATCTCGGGCATAAGAAATATTGACGTTCTCATTCtataatttctttctttgttccTTTTAGAATTTGAAAGGGTTCCTCTCTCATGCTGAAGCTGAAGTCCGTTCATTGGCTTCACTATATTCTCGCGTGGTAGGCTTTCCTGGATGTATCTGTATGTCTTTGAAGTTTAGACCATATATAGGCAATGCTTTACTTGGATATTTATATTTTACAGGGTAGGAATGTAGACACGTTGATTCTTTATTTTGGGGAAGATCCATCACGG
Above is a genomic segment from Arachis stenosperma cultivar V10309 chromosome 1, arast.V10309.gnm1.PFL2, whole genome shotgun sequence containing:
- the LOC130973458 gene encoding formin-like protein 13 — its product is MAMLRKLFFRKPPDGLLEICERVYVFDCCFTTDAWSEENYKVYIDGIVGHLRENLQDASILVFNFREEDTKSVMADILSEYDITIMDYPRHYEGCPVLKMELIHHFLRSGESWLSLGQHNVLLMHCERGGWPVLAFMLAALLIFRKLYTGEQRTLDMVYKQSPRELLHLLTPLNPIPSQLRYLQYVSRRNVAIDWPPLDRALMLDCIILRFIPNFDGEGGCHPLFRIYGQDPFSGDKNPKMLYSTPKRSKNIRCYKQGESELIKIDISCHIQGDVVVESTNLNTDMEQEMMMFRVMFNTAFVRSNIMMLNRDEVDILWDGKDHFPKDFRAEILFSEMDAAAAVMVDRTSCFEEKEGLPVEAFAKVQEIFNYVDWLDPNADAALNVLQQMTASAIINDKLDTVSDQHGEMGTMPQGKMSKQSPENEKSKKGDMASKVDATPKASDISYLPGSMEASLSPETPPLRPARTRLGKTLHDSLPHTEVSHQLVIDETEAQLQDRSLSPISRFAPESQSSPTSCSNSPTDSITLASNSVITSVQPPPALSPRTPLKEIPPVKTRLESSSPPPPPLPPTPPPKDHKPAIVRPPPPPPHPSKNDLHVIEGTPPPPSPALEEEPQIKARHPPPPPPPPPAKDDSQVRAKSPPPPPPPPCLSVKAEAPSTPSAAPPPPPPPLPPSASFPSNKPNPSVPAAPPPPSAPAAPPPPSAPTAPRPPSAPAAPPPPAPFGKGGSNPSNGFPGSLSDGSGSKGRILSRTISSKNNGKKLKPLHWLKLSRAVQGSLWAETQKSGEASKAPEIDMSELESLFSAAAPSSGSTKKSNSQSSVGPKSDKVQLIEHRRAYNCEIMLSKVKVPLHELMSSVLALEESALDIDQVENIIKFCPTKEEMELLKGYTGEKEKLGRCEQFFLELMQVPRVESKLRVFSFKIQFQTQVADLRNNLNVVNAAADEIRGSVKFKRVMQTILSLGNALNQGTARGSAIGFRLDSLLKLTETRARNKKMTLMHYLCKVLADKLPEVLDFSKDVANLEPAAKIQLKILAEEMQAISKGLEKVVQELSISENDGPMSETFRKNLKGFLSHAEAEVRSLASLYSRVGRNVDTLILYFGEDPSRCPFEQVVNTLLNFTGMFNKAHEENSKQLELEMKKTADSDKKKCEQEKIIPAAIRTGNVQ